Proteins encoded together in one Lathyrus oleraceus cultivar Zhongwan6 chromosome 5, CAAS_Psat_ZW6_1.0, whole genome shotgun sequence window:
- the LOC127085101 gene encoding 60S ribosomal protein L18a, which translates to MAIFKYHQYQVAGRGLPTETDEHPKIYRMKLWATNEVRAKSKFWYFLRKLKKVKKSNGQVLAINEIYEKNPTKIKNYGIWLRYQSRTGYHNMYKEYRNTTLNGAVESLYNEMASRHRVRHPCIQIIKTATIPANLCKRESTKQFHNSKIKFPLVFKKIRPPTRKLKTTYKATKPNMFM; encoded by the exons ATGGCCATCTTCAAG TATCACCAGTACCAGGTTGCAGGGAGAGGTCTTCCCACTGAAACTGATGAACATCCAAAGATCTACAGGATGAAATTGTGGGCCACCAATGAGGTGCGTGCCAAATCCAAGTTCTG GTATTTTTTGAGGAAGCTGAAAAAGGTCAAGAAAAGTAATGGGCAAGTTCTTGCCATCAATGAG ATTTATGAAAAAAACCCTACCAAGATTAAGAACTATGGAATTTGGCTGAGATACCAGAGTCGGACAGGATATCACAACATGTACAAGGAATACCGCAACACTACACTAAATGGTGCTGTTGAATCTTTGTACAACGAAATGGCATCACGTCATAGAGTCAGGCATCCATGCATTCAGATCATCAAGACTGCTACAATCCCAGCCAACCTTTGCAAAAGGGAGAGCACTAAGCAGTTTCACAACTCTAAAATCAAGTTCCCATTGGTTTTCAAGAAGATTAGACCCCCAACCAGGAAGCTCAAGACAACATACAAGGCAACAAAACCAAACATGTTTATGTAA